The following proteins are encoded in a genomic region of Musa acuminata AAA Group cultivar baxijiao chromosome BXJ2-11, Cavendish_Baxijiao_AAA, whole genome shotgun sequence:
- the LOC135626740 gene encoding sugar transport protein MST4-like, with product MDDFLEEFFPAVFERKHKAKEDNYCKFDNQNLQLFTSSLYLAALVASFVASKICTKHGRKLTMQAASIFFLVGVILNAAAVNIAMLIIGRILLGVGVGFANQAVPLFLSEIAPVHVRGALNILFQLDVTIGIFVANIVNYLVSNIHPWGWRLALGLAGVPAMMLCLGSMVIAETPTSLIEREMLMEGLAMLKKIRGTDNVDAEYEEILHACEMARQVKQPFKNLMKRSSRPQLVIAIVMQVFQQFTGINAIMFYAPVLFQTIGFKNDASLLSAVITGIVNVLSTVVSVVLVDKVGRRFLLLEACGQMLITQVAIGGILLVNLKATNELGHGVAVWVVVLVCLFVSSFAWSWGPLGWLIPSETFPLATRTAGYAFAVSSNMLFTFVIAQAFLSMMCHLRAGIFFFFGAWIVVMGLFVIFLLPETKNVPIDEMTEKVWKQHWFWKRFMDEEEDKKHSV from the exons ATGGATGACTTCTTGGAGGAGTTCTTCCCTGCGGTCTTTGAGAGGAAGCACAAAGCCAAGGAAGACAACTATTGCAAGTTTGATAACCAAAACCTTCAGCTTTTCACTTCATCATTGTACCTTGCTGCCTTGGTAGCCAGCTTCGTAGCTTCGAAGATTTGCACGAAACATGGCCGGAAGCTCACTATGCAAGCAGCATCaatattcttcttggttggtgtCATCCTGAACGCAGCTGCTGTGAACATTGCCATGCTGATCATCGGAAGGATTCTCCTCGGAGTTGGTGTTGGATTTGCCAATCAG GCAGTTCCTCTATTCTTGTCGGAGATCGCACCAGTTCACGTCCGTGGAGCCTTAAACATCCTCTTCCAACTTGACGTGACCATCGGGATCTTTGTGGCGAACATTGTAAACTACTTGGTGTCCAATATCCACCCCTGGGGGTGGAGACTTGCGCTTGGCTTGGCTGGAGTGCCGGCGATGATGCTTTGCTTGGGCTCCATGGTGATTGCGGAGACCCCGACGAGCCTCATCGAGCGTGAGATGCTTATGGAAGGCTTGGCCATGTTGAAGAAGATCCGGGGGACCGACAATGTCGATGCAGAGTACGAGGAAATTCTACACGCCTGCGAGATGGCACGACAGGTGAAGCAACCTTTCAAGAATCTCATGAAGAGAAGTAGCCGACCGCAATTGGTTATTGCCATCGTGATGCAAGTCTTCCAGCAGTTCACTGGGATCAACGCCATCATGTTCTATGCACCAGTCCTCTTTCAGACCATCGGATTTAAGAATGATGCTTCACTTCTTTCTGCGGTCATCACGGGGATCGTCAATGTTCTGTCTACCGTCGTATCAGTGGTCTTAGTGGACAAAGTCGGGAGGAGATTCCTGCTTCTTGAAGCTTGTGGCCAGATGTTGATCACACAG GTGGCTATTGGAGGCATTTTGCTTGTGAATTTGAAAGCAACCAATGAGCTGGGACACGGAGtggcagtttgggtggtggtgctCGTGTGCCTATTCGTTTCGAGCTTTGCTTGGTCTTGGGGTCCACTTGGCTGGTTGATTCCTAGTGAAACTTTCCCCCTGGCGACGAGGACCGCCGGCTATGCCTTTGCCGTCAGCTCCAACATGCTTTTCACCTTTGTCATTGCCCAAGCTTTCCTATCTATGATGTGTCATCTACGTGCcgggatcttcttcttctttggtgcatgGATTGTGGTGATGGGTCTGTTCGTCATCTTCTTATTGCCCGAGACCAAGAACGTGCCGATCGATGAAATGACCGAAAAGGTTTGGAAGCAACATTGGTTCTGGAAGAGATTCATGGATGAGGAAGAAGACAAAAAACACTCCGTCTAA